One Defluviitoga tunisiensis genomic window carries:
- the rpsJ gene encoding 30S ribosomal protein S10 — MADKYIKIKLKGYDHKLLDESAKKIIEAVKDTEARVSGPIPLPNKRTLYSVIRSPHKYSYSMEQFEKIIHKRVIYIYNASSDTVTKLLKVNIPAGVSVDIKA; from the coding sequence ATGGCTGATAAATACATAAAAATTAAGCTTAAGGGCTATGATCATAAGCTTCTTGATGAGTCTGCTAAAAAGATAATTGAAGCAGTAAAAGATACTGAAGCAAGAGTTTCAGGCCCTATCCCTTTACCAAACAAAAGAACCTTGTATTCAGTTATCAGATCGCCTCATAAATATTCATATTCAATGGAACAATTTGAAAAAATTATTCATAAAAGGGTTATTTACATATACAACGCTTCATCTGATACTGTTACCAAATTACTTAAAGTAAATATTCCGGCGGGAGTATCAGTTGATATTAAAGCGTAA
- the tuf gene encoding elongation factor Tu, translating to MAKEKFVRQKPHMNIGTIGHIDHGKTTLTAAITKALSYKGWANFAPFEEIDKAPEERARGITISVSHVEYETAKRHYAHIDCPGHADYIKNMITGAAQMDGAILVVAATDGVMPQTREHVLLARQVNVPALVVFINKVDMVDDEELIELVEMEVRDLLNSYEFPGDEVPVIKGSALKALEEDSPDGPWTQKIYELMDAVDNYFPEPVRDVEKPFLMPIEDVFSITGRGTVVTGRIERGKVHTGDEVEIIGLSYEKRKTVVTGVEMFRKILDEGVAGDNVGCLLRGIDKEEVKRGQVLAAPGSITPHKKFKAEVYVLKKEEGGRHTPFTKGYRPQFYIRTADVTGTLVEFAGGAEMVMPGDNINMTIELIYPVALEQGMRFAIREGGRTIGAGVVTEIIE from the coding sequence ATGGCTAAAGAAAAATTTGTAAGGCAAAAACCCCATATGAACATAGGAACTATAGGGCATATTGACCATGGAAAAACTACTCTAACAGCTGCTATAACAAAAGCTTTGTCCTATAAAGGATGGGCAAATTTTGCTCCCTTTGAGGAAATAGATAAAGCACCAGAAGAAAGGGCAAGAGGTATTACTATAAGTGTTTCACACGTTGAATATGAAACCGCGAAGAGACATTATGCTCATATTGACTGTCCTGGACACGCTGACTACATTAAAAATATGATTACCGGTGCTGCACAAATGGACGGTGCAATTCTTGTTGTTGCTGCAACAGACGGTGTTATGCCACAAACCAGAGAACACGTTTTACTTGCAAGACAGGTTAACGTTCCTGCACTTGTTGTATTCATAAACAAAGTCGATATGGTTGACGACGAAGAATTAATAGAATTAGTTGAAATGGAAGTTAGAGACTTATTAAATTCCTACGAATTCCCTGGAGATGAAGTACCTGTTATTAAGGGTTCAGCTTTAAAAGCTCTTGAAGAAGATAGCCCTGATGGTCCTTGGACACAAAAAATATATGAACTTATGGACGCAGTAGATAACTATTTCCCAGAACCTGTAAGGGATGTAGAAAAACCTTTCTTAATGCCTATTGAAGACGTATTTAGCATTACAGGTAGAGGAACAGTTGTTACAGGTAGAATTGAAAGAGGAAAAGTTCATACTGGAGATGAAGTTGAAATAATAGGATTAAGTTATGAAAAAAGGAAGACTGTTGTAACTGGAGTAGAAATGTTCAGAAAAATACTCGATGAAGGTGTCGCTGGAGACAATGTAGGTTGTTTGTTAAGAGGAATTGACAAAGAAGAAGTTAAAAGAGGTCAAGTCTTAGCTGCACCAGGTTCTATTACCCCACACAAAAAATTCAAGGCTGAAGTCTACGTACTAAAGAAAGAAGAAGGTGGACGACACACTCCATTTACCAAAGGATACAGACCACAATTTTATATTAGAACCGCTGATGTTACGGGAACTCTCGTTGAATTTGCTGGTGGTGCAGAAATGGTAATGCCTGGTGACAATATCAATATGACTATCGAATTAATATATCCTGTTGCACTTGAACAAGGTATGAGATTTGCTATACGTGAAGGCGGAAGAACCATAGGTGCTGGAGTTGTAACAGAAATAATTGAATAA
- the rplB gene encoding 50S ribosomal protein L2: MALKTYKPVTPSRRFMVTVDNTDLSKVKPEKSLLEPIKKNGGRNCYGRITVRHRGGGHKRKYRIIDFKRDKIGIPAKVASIEYDPNRSARIALLVYADGEKRYILAPQGLKAGDTVMNGPDAEIKVGNAMPLQNIPLGTLVHNVEFEPGRGGKIAKSAGTSAQLMAKEGKYALLKMPSGELRKVRLTCMATIGTVGNEDHINEVFGKAGKNSWLGIRPKVRGMAQNPVDHPMGGGEGRSKGHIPTSPWGLPAKGYKTRRGKKQSDKFIVRKRSK, encoded by the coding sequence ATGGCGTTAAAAACATATAAACCTGTAACTCCTTCTAGACGATTTATGGTAACTGTTGATAATACAGATTTATCAAAAGTTAAACCTGAAAAGTCCCTTTTAGAACCAATAAAGAAAAATGGTGGAAGGAATTGTTATGGTCGTATCACAGTTAGACATCGCGGTGGAGGACATAAAAGAAAGTATAGAATAATTGATTTCAAACGCGATAAAATAGGAATACCTGCCAAGGTGGCCTCTATTGAGTATGACCCTAATAGAAGCGCTAGAATTGCTTTGTTAGTATATGCAGACGGAGAGAAACGATACATATTGGCTCCTCAAGGTTTAAAGGCTGGAGATACAGTAATGAATGGTCCAGACGCTGAAATAAAAGTAGGAAATGCTATGCCACTACAAAATATACCTTTAGGTACGTTAGTACATAATGTAGAATTTGAGCCTGGTCGAGGAGGAAAAATTGCAAAATCAGCGGGAACGTCTGCCCAACTTATGGCTAAAGAAGGAAAATATGCATTACTAAAGATGCCATCTGGAGAATTAAGAAAGGTCAGATTAACCTGTATGGCTACAATTGGAACAGTTGGAAATGAAGACCATATTAATGAAGTTTTTGGTAAAGCAGGAAAAAATAGTTGGTTAGGTATAAGACCCAAAGTTAGAGGTATGGCTCAAAACCCTGTTGATCATCCAATGGGTGGAGGAGAAGGAAGAAGTAAAGGACATATTCCTACATCTCCTTGGGGATTACCCGCAAAAGGTTACAAGACAAGAAGAGGCAAAAAACAATCTGATAAATTTATTGTAAGAAAGAGAAGTAAGTAG
- the fusA gene encoding elongation factor G — translation MKERTLPLEKVRNIGIIAHIDAGKTTTTERILFYTGAKHRLGSVDEGTTETDWMEQEKERGITITSAATSAFWKGYRINIIDTPGHVDFTIEVERALFVLDGAVAVFDAQVGVEPQSETVWRQADRYEVPRIAFMNKMDKIGADFFAAVQTLRDKLGAKAVAIQVPIGAESDFKGIIDLLTMEAFYWTDDNGLTIERAEIPSHLKDLCETKREELIAAVAEVDDEIMELYIEEEDIPIEKLKSAIRKATIQNKIVPVLCGSSVRNKGIQPLIDAVIDYLPSPIDMPPVKAFDPKTGEHVRDIYPKEDDVFLALAFKIMVDPYIGKLTFARVYSGKLEKGSYVVNTTRNTKERVSRLVFLHANKKEEVDYIRAGDIVGLIGLKNTTTGDTLASEGCNLILEKLVFPEPVISISIEPETKDDEAKLSKALNALIDEDPSLKVHVDRETGETILSGMGELHLEIIIDRIKREFNVSVKVGQPKVAYKETIKFSSEAEGKYIRQSGGRGQYGHVKLRVEPLPLDSQKEFEFVDKTVGGVIPKEYIPAIEAGVKEAMLNGVLAGYPMVNIRVEVFDGSYHEVDSSDMAFKIAASMAFKEAAKKAKPILLEPIMKVDITTPEEYLGDIIADLNSRRGRIDSFENIASTNTRIIHAYVPLAELFGYATAMRSLSQGRSTCSIRFSHYEEVPEQVTQKILSRE, via the coding sequence TTGAAAGAAAGAACGTTGCCCTTGGAAAAAGTAAGAAATATCGGAATAATTGCTCATATAGATGCGGGAAAAACTACTACTACAGAAAGAATCTTATTTTACACTGGCGCAAAACACAGATTAGGTTCAGTTGATGAAGGCACAACTGAAACCGATTGGATGGAACAAGAAAAAGAAAGAGGTATTACAATTACTTCTGCAGCCACTTCTGCTTTTTGGAAGGGATACAGAATAAATATTATTGATACACCAGGACACGTTGATTTTACAATAGAAGTAGAAAGAGCTCTGTTTGTACTAGACGGAGCAGTGGCTGTTTTTGATGCCCAAGTTGGTGTAGAACCCCAATCCGAAACAGTTTGGCGCCAAGCAGATAGATATGAAGTACCAAGAATTGCTTTCATGAACAAAATGGACAAAATTGGAGCAGACTTTTTTGCTGCCGTACAAACACTCAGAGATAAATTAGGTGCCAAAGCTGTAGCAATTCAAGTTCCTATAGGTGCAGAATCCGATTTTAAAGGTATAATTGACTTGTTGACAATGGAGGCATTTTATTGGACGGATGATAACGGATTAACCATAGAAAGAGCGGAAATCCCTAGCCATTTAAAAGATCTATGTGAAACCAAGAGAGAAGAATTGATTGCTGCAGTTGCAGAAGTAGATGACGAGATAATGGAATTATACATAGAAGAAGAAGATATTCCAATAGAAAAATTAAAGTCTGCTATAAGAAAAGCAACTATACAAAATAAAATTGTTCCAGTATTGTGTGGAAGTTCAGTTAGAAATAAAGGTATTCAACCTTTAATAGATGCTGTAATAGACTACTTACCTTCTCCAATAGATATGCCTCCTGTTAAGGCATTTGATCCAAAAACTGGAGAACATGTAAGAGACATTTATCCTAAAGAAGATGACGTATTCTTGGCTTTAGCTTTTAAAATAATGGTCGATCCTTACATTGGTAAACTCACTTTTGCTAGAGTTTACTCTGGTAAATTAGAAAAAGGAAGTTACGTTGTTAATACTACTAGAAATACAAAAGAAAGAGTTTCAAGACTCGTTTTTTTACACGCAAACAAAAAAGAAGAAGTCGATTATATACGAGCTGGAGACATAGTTGGACTAATCGGATTAAAGAATACAACAACTGGAGATACTTTAGCTTCTGAAGGATGTAATCTCATTCTTGAAAAGTTAGTGTTCCCTGAACCAGTTATTTCTATTTCTATAGAACCTGAAACTAAAGATGATGAAGCAAAGCTAAGTAAAGCTTTAAACGCATTAATCGATGAAGATCCAAGTTTAAAAGTTCATGTAGACAGAGAAACTGGCGAAACAATACTTTCTGGAATGGGTGAACTACATCTAGAAATCATAATCGATAGAATAAAAAGGGAATTTAATGTTAGCGTTAAAGTAGGCCAGCCTAAAGTTGCCTATAAAGAAACTATAAAGTTCTCCTCTGAAGCTGAAGGAAAATATATAAGACAATCAGGTGGGAGAGGACAATATGGACACGTTAAACTTAGAGTTGAACCTTTACCTTTAGATAGTCAAAAGGAATTTGAGTTTGTTGACAAAACTGTTGGAGGAGTAATTCCAAAGGAATATATCCCAGCTATAGAAGCTGGGGTTAAAGAAGCCATGTTAAATGGAGTATTAGCAGGTTACCCAATGGTTAACATTCGAGTAGAAGTTTTTGATGGTTCTTATCATGAAGTTGATTCTTCAGATATGGCTTTTAAGATTGCCGCATCAATGGCATTTAAAGAAGCAGCGAAGAAAGCTAAACCTATTTTACTTGAACCTATTATGAAAGTTGATATAACAACACCTGAAGAGTATTTAGGAGACATAATAGCCGATCTCAATTCAAGAAGAGGTAGAATAGATAGTTTTGAAAATATAGCCAGTACAAACACAAGAATAATTCATGCATATGTACCATTAGCTGAATTATTTGGTTATGCAACTGCCATGAGATCACTCTCACAAGGAAGATCAACTTGTAGCATAAGATTCTCACATTACGAAGAAGTTCCTGAGCAAGTTACTCAAAAAATATTAAGCAGAGAATAA
- the rpsG gene encoding 30S ribosomal protein S7, producing the protein MRRRKAEKREVSPDPIYGDVLLAKFINRLMYDGKKSLAQNIVYSSLERLAQATKEEPLEAFHKAINNVRPLIEVRSRRVGGATYQVPFEVEENRATSLAIRWIITTAQSKKGKSMVDKLSQELIDAYNNTGAAVKKREDVHKMAEANKAFAHYRW; encoded by the coding sequence ATGAGAAGAAGAAAGGCAGAAAAGAGAGAAGTTTCTCCAGATCCAATTTATGGGGACGTTTTGCTTGCTAAATTTATAAATAGATTAATGTATGATGGAAAAAAATCTTTAGCCCAGAATATTGTTTATTCATCTCTAGAAAGATTAGCCCAAGCAACCAAAGAAGAGCCACTTGAGGCTTTCCATAAAGCTATAAATAATGTAAGGCCTTTGATAGAAGTAAGATCTAGAAGAGTCGGAGGAGCAACTTATCAAGTTCCTTTTGAAGTCGAAGAAAATAGAGCAACCTCTCTAGCTATCAGATGGATTATTACAACCGCTCAATCAAAAAAAGGAAAAAGTATGGTTGATAAATTATCTCAAGAATTAATTGATGCATATAACAATACTGGGGCAGCAGTAAAGAAAAGAGAAGATGTACACAAGATGGCAGAAGCTAACAAAGCATTTGCACATTATAGATGGTAA
- the rpsS gene encoding 30S ribosomal protein S19, whose translation MGRSLKKGPYVHPSLLKKIREMNQKGEKKVIKTWSRSSMILPEMVGHTIAVHNGMKHIPVYINEQMIGHRLGEFSPTRRFGGHPDKRAAKGKLQR comes from the coding sequence GTGGGAAGATCTTTAAAAAAGGGTCCATACGTTCATCCCAGTTTATTAAAAAAAATAAGAGAAATGAATCAAAAAGGTGAAAAAAAAGTAATTAAAACATGGTCCAGATCTTCAATGATATTACCAGAAATGGTTGGACATACAATAGCCGTTCATAACGGAATGAAGCACATACCAGTATATATAAACGAACAAATGATTGGTCATAGATTAGGTGAATTTTCTCCAACAAGAAGATTTGGAGGACATCCTGATAAAAGGGCGGCAAAAGGTAAATTGCAAAGGTAA
- the rpsL gene encoding 30S ribosomal protein S12: protein MPTINQLIRHGRTSIKKKTKSPALKGNPQKRGVCVRVSTMTPKKPNSALRKIARVKLSNGIEVTCYIPGEGHNLQEHSNVLVRGGRVRDLPGVRYKIIRGTLDAAGVQERKQGRSKYGTKKPKAK, encoded by the coding sequence ATGCCAACAATTAATCAACTAATAAGGCATGGAAGAACATCAATCAAGAAAAAAACAAAATCACCCGCGCTTAAAGGCAATCCTCAAAAAAGAGGAGTTTGTGTTAGGGTATCAACTATGACCCCAAAAAAACCTAATTCCGCTCTTAGAAAAATAGCGAGGGTTAAGTTATCTAACGGTATAGAAGTGACTTGTTATATTCCTGGAGAAGGACACAATTTACAGGAACATTCCAACGTTTTAGTTAGAGGCGGAAGGGTAAGAGATTTACCTGGAGTTAGATATAAAATAATTAGAGGTACTTTGGATGCTGCAGGAGTACAAGAAAGAAAACAAGGTAGAAGTAAATATGGAACAAAAAAACCAAAGGCTAAGTAA
- a CDS encoding ATP-dependent helicase, with product MKKEDYFYIEKEIPSFLKKALDEEQLEAVINSNGRSIIVAGPGSGKTRVITYKIAYLLYLGLKPENILLVTFTRAAAKQMIERVKNVTNRDMSSMLAGTFHHVCNTILRRYAALLDFKNDYSILDKEDSKDLLRIAKNEYMRESSDKYKFPKEDVIMKVISYTCNTLNSLRETLLDIAPYLLEFENDIEQIWGIYSQLKKDMNVMDYDDLLVNTLMLFHTHPDILKKVSEQFQYVLVDEFQDTNKIQIELIKAFSSVHGNLIVVGDDSQSIYSFRGAHFKNIKDFIDKEGTKIFKIQTNYRSTPEIVNFINNMLPSNSVPKTLKPKRKGYIKPFVIETFDDLEQADAVVQIIKNKLEEGINYKDIAILYRSHSLSMVIQQKLDTVGIPYRILSGLRFIETRHIKDVLGFLKVLNNPLDKISWIRILKLFPGIGTKTASKIYNEIEKGINSGQSKNIEEILTKTQLIRFTTPFELLKKLYINMDKNPSEIIDYIYKDYYEEYSLLTFSDAKSRNMDIERFSEIASRYPSLSSFLEDLTLSEDIGIMNVEKEEERDTITLTTIHGAKGLEWKVVILISVNPGDLPNGLAIKDKKLDEEERLFYVAITRAKDELYILKQLSGTSNPFMKNSIYFVNKEYDFIEKIPDDIINRVRVNYKNDIY from the coding sequence ATGAAAAAAGAAGATTATTTTTATATAGAAAAAGAAATCCCCTCCTTCTTGAAAAAAGCTTTAGATGAGGAACAATTAGAAGCGGTTATAAATTCTAATGGAAGATCCATAATAGTTGCTGGTCCTGGTTCAGGTAAAACAAGGGTAATAACGTACAAAATTGCTTATTTATTATACTTAGGATTAAAACCCGAAAATATTCTACTCGTCACTTTTACACGAGCCGCAGCAAAACAAATGATAGAAAGAGTTAAAAATGTTACTAACAGAGATATGAGTAGCATGCTGGCAGGGACATTTCACCATGTATGCAATACTATTCTGAGAAGATACGCTGCTCTACTTGATTTTAAAAATGATTACAGTATTTTAGATAAAGAAGACTCAAAAGACCTGCTTAGAATAGCAAAAAATGAATATATGAGAGAATCCAGCGATAAATATAAATTTCCTAAAGAAGATGTAATAATGAAAGTTATTAGTTATACATGTAATACTTTGAATTCTCTTAGAGAAACTTTACTAGACATAGCTCCTTACTTATTAGAGTTTGAGAACGATATTGAACAAATTTGGGGTATTTACTCTCAGTTAAAAAAAGACATGAATGTTATGGACTATGACGATCTTTTAGTTAACACACTCATGTTGTTTCATACCCATCCTGATATTCTAAAAAAGGTATCAGAACAGTTTCAATATGTTTTAGTTGATGAATTTCAAGATACTAATAAAATTCAAATTGAATTAATAAAAGCTTTTTCTAGTGTCCATGGAAATTTAATTGTTGTTGGTGATGATTCACAAAGTATTTACTCATTTAGAGGAGCTCATTTCAAAAACATAAAAGATTTCATAGATAAAGAAGGTACAAAGATATTTAAAATACAAACAAACTATAGAAGTACCCCAGAAATAGTTAATTTCATAAATAATATGCTACCTTCAAATTCCGTTCCTAAAACTCTAAAACCAAAAAGAAAAGGATACATAAAACCTTTCGTAATAGAAACTTTTGATGATTTAGAACAAGCTGATGCTGTTGTACAAATTATCAAAAATAAGTTAGAAGAAGGTATCAACTACAAAGACATAGCAATTCTTTATAGATCTCACTCTTTATCAATGGTAATACAGCAAAAATTAGACACAGTAGGTATACCATATAGAATTCTGTCGGGGCTTAGATTTATTGAAACAAGACATATTAAAGATGTTTTAGGATTTCTAAAAGTTCTAAATAATCCTTTAGATAAGATTTCATGGATTAGAATTTTAAAGTTATTTCCAGGGATTGGTACAAAAACTGCTTCAAAGATATATAATGAAATTGAAAAAGGAATAAATTCTGGACAATCAAAAAATATAGAAGAAATATTAACTAAAACACAACTTATAAGATTTACAACCCCTTTTGAACTATTAAAAAAATTGTATATCAACATGGACAAAAATCCAAGTGAAATAATTGATTATATATATAAAGACTATTATGAAGAATACTCTTTACTCACTTTTAGTGATGCAAAATCTAGAAACATGGATATTGAAAGATTTAGTGAAATTGCTAGTCGATATCCTTCTTTATCTTCTTTTTTAGAAGATTTAACCCTAAGTGAAGACATTGGCATTATGAATGTTGAAAAAGAAGAAGAACGTGATACAATTACTTTGACAACTATTCATGGAGCTAAGGGGCTTGAATGGAAGGTAGTAATTCTAATATCGGTAAATCCCGGAGATTTACCGAACGGATTAGCTATTAAAGATAAAAAATTAGATGAAGAAGAAAGACTATTCTATGTTGCTATTACAAGAGCAAAAGATGAACTATATATTTTAAAACAATTATCTGGAACTTCAAATCCATTTATGAAAAACTCTATCTACTTTGTAAATAAAGAATATGATTTCATAGAAAAAATACCAGATGATATTATAAATAGAGTAAGAGTTAACTATAAAAACGATATTTATTGA
- the rplV gene encoding 50S ribosomal protein L22, whose translation MASNKEITRVQEDGKRAKRSVYHQKRKEHEASKPIVEARAVTKYARISPTKARSIANSIRNKDVSEALQILIFSPKKSARIIYKTLMSAVANAENNFGLNAENLYVSEIMINEGPRMKRLWPRSHGRADVLQKRMSHIYVTVRDKNAEK comes from the coding sequence ATGGCTTCTAATAAAGAAATTACAAGAGTTCAAGAAGATGGTAAAAGAGCTAAAAGATCTGTTTATCATCAAAAAAGAAAAGAACATGAAGCTTCAAAACCAATAGTTGAAGCAAGAGCTGTTACAAAATATGCTAGGATATCACCTACAAAAGCACGATCAATAGCCAACTCTATTAGAAATAAAGACGTAAGCGAAGCTTTACAAATACTTATTTTTAGCCCAAAAAAATCAGCAAGAATTATATATAAAACCTTAATGTCTGCTGTTGCTAATGCCGAAAACAATTTTGGACTAAATGCTGAAAATCTATACGTATCTGAAATAATGATAAATGAAGGTCCAAGAATGAAAAGACTTTGGCCTCGTTCGCACGGAAGAGCAGACGTTTTACAAAAGAGAATGAGCCACATTTATGTGACAGTAAGGGATAAAAATGCAGAAAAGTAA
- the rplD gene encoding 50S ribosomal protein L4 encodes MAQINVYNKEFQEIDKIEIRDDIFNIEPNMDVLYRYVDMQLTNKRAGTASTKTRAEVRGGGRKPWPQKHTGRARAGSIRSPIFRHGGVAFGPKPKEYHKSLNKKMKKLALKSALSVRFRENNLIILDDLKFDNPKTKDMKEVLNKFGIENKKVLIVLPYKEEGYKNVKLSAKNLPQVKVLIADNSGQNKKNIDGLNVFDLINNEKIVLTREMVNKIEEVIG; translated from the coding sequence ATGGCTCAAATAAATGTTTACAATAAAGAGTTTCAAGAAATTGATAAAATAGAGATAAGAGATGACATATTCAATATTGAACCCAATATGGATGTTCTTTACAGATATGTTGATATGCAACTCACAAACAAAAGAGCCGGCACAGCTTCAACAAAAACCAGGGCAGAAGTCCGTGGCGGTGGAAGAAAACCGTGGCCTCAAAAACACACAGGTAGAGCAAGGGCTGGTTCTATTAGATCTCCTATATTTAGACATGGAGGGGTTGCATTTGGACCTAAACCAAAAGAATACCACAAATCCTTAAACAAAAAGATGAAAAAACTAGCTTTAAAATCGGCGTTAAGCGTTAGGTTTAGGGAAAACAACCTGATCATACTAGACGATTTAAAATTTGATAATCCAAAAACCAAAGATATGAAAGAAGTACTTAATAAATTTGGAATTGAAAATAAAAAAGTATTAATTGTGCTTCCATACAAAGAAGAAGGATACAAAAATGTTAAATTATCTGCTAAAAATTTACCTCAAGTAAAGGTCTTAATAGCAGATAATTCTGGGCAAAACAAGAAAAACATTGATGGCTTGAATGTTTTTGATTTAATAAACAACGAAAAAATAGTATTAACGAGAGAAATGGTTAATAAAATCGAGGAGGTGATCGGCTAA
- the rpsC gene encoding 30S ribosomal protein S3 — protein sequence MGSKVHPYGFRLGNNKSWKSVWFNERNYSDYLQEDKIIRDYLKNSYEKAGISEILIERPSDSLVRIDIYAARLGILIGRKGSEIKNIRDQIGKIVGEKNVKVYVHEVKNPYTDAQLIAEEISGQLLRRVSHKIAMKRSISNAMRRGAKGIKIMVSGRLGGAEIARTEWYMEGRLPLQTLRSEIDYATTEAQTKYGTIGIKVWVYHGNTPI from the coding sequence GTGGGATCTAAAGTACACCCCTACGGTTTTAGATTGGGAAACAATAAATCATGGAAATCTGTATGGTTTAATGAAAGAAATTACTCTGATTATCTACAAGAAGATAAAATAATTAGAGATTACCTTAAAAATTCGTATGAAAAAGCTGGAATTTCTGAAATATTGATTGAAAGACCAAGCGATTCATTAGTACGTATAGATATTTATGCTGCAAGGTTAGGAATTTTAATAGGACGAAAAGGTTCTGAAATAAAAAATATACGAGACCAAATAGGAAAAATTGTAGGTGAAAAGAACGTAAAAGTATATGTTCATGAAGTTAAAAACCCTTATACAGATGCTCAATTAATTGCTGAAGAAATATCCGGACAATTATTGAGAAGAGTATCCCATAAAATTGCTATGAAAAGATCTATTTCTAACGCTATGAGAAGAGGAGCAAAAGGAATTAAAATAATGGTATCAGGAAGGCTCGGTGGAGCAGAAATTGCAAGGACCGAGTGGTATATGGAAGGAAGATTACCCCTTCAAACATTAAGATCAGAAATAGATTATGCAACCACAGAAGCCCAAACAAAATATGGAACAATAGGTATCAAAGTATGGGTATATCACGGTAACACACCCATCTAA
- the rplW gene encoding 50S ribosomal protein L23: MKAKNPHDIVIKPILTEKSYNLMQEGKYTFEVAKDATKPEIKDAIETIFKVKVQKVYVMNVKPKPKRLGRSEGYTRSWKKAIVKLAEGYVIKELKASL; this comes from the coding sequence ATGAAAGCAAAAAATCCTCATGATATTGTGATAAAGCCGATCTTAACTGAAAAATCATATAATCTAATGCAAGAAGGAAAATATACATTTGAAGTTGCTAAAGACGCTACTAAACCTGAGATTAAAGATGCAATAGAAACTATTTTCAAAGTTAAAGTACAAAAGGTCTATGTCATGAACGTTAAACCAAAACCAAAAAGATTAGGAAGAAGTGAAGGGTACACTAGAAGCTGGAAAAAAGCTATAGTTAAATTAGCTGAAGGATACGTTATAAAAGAACTAAAAGCAAGCTTGTAA
- the rplC gene encoding 50S ribosomal protein L3 produces the protein MKGILGKKIGMTRVFKDDKAIPVTIVQAGPCFVVQKKTLETDGYNAIQVGFETIPERKVNKPLNGHFKKANVKPFRYLKEFRVDNIDDYEIGQKIDVSIFTEGEKIDVVGTSKGKGYSGVMKRWNFGGGEVSHGSKFHRGLGSTGMNSYPAKVFKGKKMPGQYGNARVTIQNSEIVYVDPQNNLIAVKGGVPGARGGLVIIREAIKVKRPKMQ, from the coding sequence ATGAAAGGTATTTTAGGTAAAAAAATTGGCATGACACGGGTATTCAAAGATGATAAGGCCATCCCGGTTACCATCGTACAAGCAGGACCATGTTTTGTAGTTCAAAAGAAAACTTTAGAAACTGATGGATATAATGCAATTCAAGTTGGCTTTGAAACTATCCCTGAGAGAAAAGTTAATAAGCCATTAAATGGTCATTTTAAAAAAGCCAACGTAAAACCATTTAGATATTTAAAAGAATTTAGAGTTGACAATATCGATGATTACGAAATTGGACAAAAAATAGATGTATCCATTTTTACTGAAGGCGAAAAAATTGATGTTGTTGGCACATCTAAAGGTAAAGGATATTCAGGAGTAATGAAACGATGGAATTTTGGTGGTGGAGAAGTAAGCCATGGTTCCAAATTCCATAGAGGTTTAGGTTCTACAGGAATGAATTCATATCCTGCTAAAGTTTTCAAAGGAAAAAAGATGCCTGGTCAATATGGCAATGCAAGAGTCACAATACAAAATTCCGAAATAGTTTATGTAGATCCTCAAAATAATCTAATAGCAGTTAAAGGTGGAGTTCCTGGAGCGAGGGGCGGACTAGTTATCATAAGAGAAGCAATTAAAGTTAAACGCCCAAAAATGCAGTAA